Within the Barnesiella intestinihominis YIT 11860 genome, the region CGGGGAAGTTTATCCGACCCTCAGTGCGATGGCCCTGAAATCGTTTATTCCATAGCTATGGACGTGGGGAAATGTAAACACAGAGAAATGCTCGAACGGATGCATTTGCTTTATGGGGTCGTGACCTATGCTGCCGGTCGATTGGGTAAAGAGCCTATTCGCAGTCAAGGTCATATCCATTGGGTTTCTAAATATAGCGGTTGGTCTACTCCTGAGGTTTACGAAATATGGACAGGAGAGGCTATCATTTACATGCAGGAATATGCCGAAGATAATCCCGGTCGTTGTTTTGCCGTGTATGCTAAGGCCGGCGATGTGGTTATCGTTCCTCCATATTGGGCTCATGCGACTATTAGTGCTAATCCTGATAAACCTCTTACTTTCGGAGCGTGGTGCGATAGGGAGTATGGTTTCGAATATGATGGCGTACGTCGTCATAAGGGAATTGCTTGGTTTCCGGTTTTTAACGATGAAGGAAAAATAGAATGGCGGGCGAATCCTTGTTATCAACCATCGGAACTTATTTGTAAATCTCCGGCCGAATACCCTGAACTGGGCATTGTGAAAGGAGAGTCTATTTACCGAACTTTCGAGAAGTCGCCAGATACGTTTTTATATGTTCCGAACCCCGGATTGAAAGAAGAGGTTTGGAAGAATTATGAACCTTGATTTTAGAATAAATTAAAATTGGATATGATGAAAAATACAATTATTTATGTAATAGCTGTTATCGCTGCGACCGGAGGCCTGTTGTTCGGATTCGATACCGGTGTTATATCGGGGGCTATACCTTTTTTCCAAAAAGATTTCGGTTTGGATAATTCCATGGTGGAATTAGTTACTTCGGCGGGATTGGTGGGTGCTATTCTTGGCGCTTTGTTTTGTG harbors:
- a CDS encoding glucose-6-phosphate isomerase family protein: MEFNPGFDIIPTVNPMGFKYGADVFGPQVENRYLRDIRGSLSDPQCDGPEIVYSIAMDVGKCKHREMLERMHLLYGVVTYAAGRLGKEPIRSQGHIHWVSKYSGWSTPEVYEIWTGEAIIYMQEYAEDNPGRCFAVYAKAGDVVIVPPYWAHATISANPDKPLTFGAWCDREYGFEYDGVRRHKGIAWFPVFNDEGKIEWRANPCYQPSELICKSPAEYPELGIVKGESIYRTFEKSPDTFLYVPNPGLKEEVWKNYEP